One Oncorhynchus clarkii lewisi isolate Uvic-CL-2024 chromosome 28, UVic_Ocla_1.0, whole genome shotgun sequence genomic region harbors:
- the LOC139386958 gene encoding GPI-anchor transamidase produces MASCCSLKVLTLFSLFIVPGAVESNNIEAKAGQFFSSGHTNNWAVLVCTSRFWFNYRHVANTLSVYRSVKRLGIPDSHIVLMLADDMACNHRNPKPATVFSHKNMELNVYGDDVEVDYRGYEVTVENFLRVLTGRLPPSTPRSKRLLSDDHSNILIYLTGHGGNGFLKFQDSEEISNVELADAFEQMWTKRRYNELLFIIDTCQGASMYERFYSPNLMALASSQVGEDSLSHQPDLAIGVHLMDRYTFYLLEFLEDIHPASTANMNDLFKVCPKSQCVSTPGHRTDLFLRDPGNVLITDFFGSVRKVEITMETINLTAPMVHLAVERPVSELKTESQSYVDQLPVAEIIHQKPKQRDWHPPDGFILGLWTLILLVFFKTYGAKHLKHIF; encoded by the exons ATGGCTAGCTGCTGTTCCCTGAAAGTATTGACACTTTTCAGCCTGTTTATTGTTCCTGGCGCGGTGGAAAGTAATAATATCGAG GCTAAAGCTGGTCAATTCTTCAGCAGTGGACACACAAACAACTGGGCAGTTTTG GTGTGCACATCCAGATTCTGGTTCAACTATCGTCATGTGGCCAACACACTATCTGTGTACCGTAGTGTCAAGAGACTGGGCATCCCAGACAG tCACATAGTTTTGATGCTGGCAGACGACATGGCGTGTAACCATAGAAACCCGAAGCCGGCCACGGTGTTCAGTCACAAGAACATGGAGCTCAACGTGTATGGAGATGACGTAGAGGTGGATTACCGTGGTTACGAG gTGACCGTTGAGAACTTCCTTCGTGTGCTGACGGGAAGGCTGCCACCCAGCACGCCGCGGTCTAAACGCCTCCTCTCTGACGACCACAGCAACATCCTCATCTACCTCACTG GTCACGGTGGGAACGGCTTCCTGAAGTTCCAGGACTCTGAAGAGATCAGCAACGTGGAGCTGGCCGACGCCTTTGAACAGATGTGGACAAAGAGaag GTACAATGAGCTGCTGTTCATCATTGATACTTGTCAGGGAGCCTCCATGTATGAGAGATTTTACTCTCCTAACCTCATGGCCCTGGCCTCCAGTCAAGTAGGAGAGGACTCCCTGTCG CACCAGCCAGACCTGGCTATCGGGGTCCATCTAATGGACAGGTATACATTCTACCTGTTGGAGTTTCTGGAGGATATTCACCCTGCTAGCACCGCTAACATGAATGATCTG TTTAAGGTTTGTCCTAAGAGTCAGTGTGTGTCCACTCCGGGCCACCGTACAGACCTTTTCCTCCGGGACCCCGGAAACGTCCTCATCACCGACTTCTTTGGCAGTGTCCGTAAAGTAGAGATCACCATGGAAACCATCAACCTGACAGCTCCCATGGTGCATCTGGCTGTGGAAAG ACCAGTAAGTGAGCTGAAGACAGAGAGCCAGTCATATGTGGACCAACTACCAGTGGCTGAGATTATACACCAG AAACCAAAGCAGAGGGACTGGCACCCTCCTGATGGTTTCATCCTGGGTTTGTGGACTCTCATCCTCCTGGTCTTCTTCAAGACGTACGGCGCCAAGCACCTTAAGCACATCTTCTAA